A window of Neisseria canis contains these coding sequences:
- a CDS encoding polyprenyl synthetase family protein: MQANDLKLWQQKAQAQTELALERVLPANHAVPNTLHEAMRYVTLGGGKRLRPLLVLAASELGEADFTAVEQAMAAIEMVHVYSLVHDDMPAMDNDSLRRGKPTCHVQYDEATALLVGDALQTLAFDVLSRPANLPVARQLKMVAVLAKAAGSLGMAGGQAIDLANVGKAMSQAELEQMHGLKTGALIRAAVMLGALCCPNLNDDDIARLDAYAEKLGLAFQVIDDVLDCEADTATLGKTAGKDADNDKPTYVKLMGLADARAYAETLVTDAVSLLEPFGEKAARLRGLAEFVTARKN, from the coding sequence ATGCAGGCGAATGATTTGAAACTGTGGCAGCAAAAGGCGCAGGCGCAAACCGAGCTTGCGCTTGAGCGCGTGCTGCCTGCAAACCATGCCGTACCCAATACCCTACACGAAGCCATGCGTTATGTCACGCTCGGCGGCGGTAAGCGTCTGCGCCCGCTTTTGGTGCTGGCGGCTTCCGAGTTGGGAGAAGCCGATTTTACGGCGGTGGAGCAGGCGATGGCGGCGATTGAGATGGTGCATGTTTATTCGTTGGTGCATGACGATATGCCTGCAATGGATAACGACAGCCTGCGCCGCGGAAAACCCACCTGCCATGTGCAATACGACGAAGCAACCGCGCTTTTGGTGGGTGATGCGCTGCAAACGCTGGCATTTGATGTGTTAAGCCGCCCGGCCAATCTGCCTGTCGCGCGCCAGCTGAAAATGGTGGCTGTGCTGGCAAAGGCCGCGGGCAGCCTCGGCATGGCGGGCGGGCAGGCGATTGATTTGGCCAATGTCGGCAAAGCGATGAGCCAGGCTGAGTTGGAGCAGATGCACGGTTTGAAAACCGGTGCGTTAATCCGCGCAGCGGTAATGCTCGGTGCATTGTGTTGCCCGAACCTGAACGATGATGACATAGCGCGTTTGGATGCCTATGCCGAAAAGCTCGGTTTGGCTTTTCAAGTGATTGACGATGTGCTCGACTGTGAGGCCGACACTGCCACTTTGGGCAAAACCGCCGGTAAAGATGCGGATAATGATAAGCCGACTTATGTGAAACTGATGGGCTTGGCCGATGCCCGCGCTTATGCGGAAACGCTGGTTACCGATGCCGTGTCGCTGTTGGAGCCTTTCGGTGAAAAAGCCGCCCGCTTGCGCGGCTTGGCCGAATTTGTTACTGCGCGCAAAAACTGA
- a CDS encoding PilT/PilU family type 4a pilus ATPase, giving the protein MSDQSHKDLQDLLSSMVAAYADKQVASNGSSFQQKPTPSAIGVHIHPILDRMCFDAEDRGASDIFISAGFPPAMKLNSKLMPVPMPMLTAEDTKAIVDSTMNDEQKEIFKRELELNYSIQSKSNTRYRVNAYHEQGRVGLVLRRINTEIPTVEALDLPPVLNDLILKSRGMLILAGATGSGKSTSMAAMLNHRNHNLPGHMITIEDPIEYLHTPKKCIITQREIGIDTESWDLAVQNAMRQAPDVVCIGEVRSQQSMEYALQLAQTGHLCVFTIHATNANQAIERIMNLYPEERHKQVLVDIAMNLTGIIGQRLVVRKGNKGRTAIVDLLINTPAVQDLIFKGDLMAIKELMQRSPEDGMQTFDQNLFRLYNNGVIDYNEALRQADSANDLRLRIQLHEEGGKSDHLFDRVSDLNLI; this is encoded by the coding sequence ATGTCAGACCAATCACACAAAGACCTGCAAGACCTGCTCAGCAGCATGGTTGCCGCCTATGCCGACAAACAAGTCGCTTCAAACGGCTCTTCATTCCAGCAAAAACCCACCCCTTCGGCCATCGGCGTGCATATCCACCCGATTCTCGACCGTATGTGCTTTGACGCCGAAGATCGCGGTGCATCCGATATCTTTATCAGCGCAGGCTTTCCGCCGGCAATGAAGCTCAACAGCAAACTGATGCCTGTACCGATGCCGATGCTTACCGCGGAAGACACCAAAGCCATCGTCGATTCAACCATGAACGACGAGCAAAAAGAAATCTTCAAGCGCGAGTTGGAATTAAACTATTCCATCCAATCGAAAAGCAACACCCGCTACCGTGTAAACGCCTATCACGAACAAGGCCGCGTCGGCTTGGTATTGCGCCGTATCAACACCGAAATTCCGACGGTGGAAGCGCTTGACCTGCCGCCGGTGTTGAACGATTTGATTCTGAAATCGCGCGGCATGCTGATTCTGGCGGGTGCGACCGGTTCGGGTAAATCCACCTCGATGGCAGCGATGCTCAACCACCGCAACCACAACCTTCCCGGCCACATGATTACTATCGAAGATCCGATTGAGTATCTGCATACGCCGAAAAAATGCATTATCACTCAGCGCGAAATCGGCATCGACACCGAAAGCTGGGATTTGGCCGTGCAAAACGCCATGCGCCAAGCACCCGATGTGGTGTGTATCGGCGAAGTGCGTTCGCAGCAAAGCATGGAATACGCCCTACAATTGGCACAAACCGGCCATTTGTGCGTATTCACCATTCACGCCACCAATGCCAACCAAGCCATCGAGCGCATCATGAACCTTTATCCTGAAGAGCGCCACAAGCAGGTGTTGGTTGACATTGCCATGAACCTTACCGGCATTATCGGCCAGCGCTTAGTGGTGAGAAAAGGCAACAAAGGCCGCACGGCTATCGTGGACTTGCTGATTAACACACCCGCCGTGCAGGATTTGATTTTCAAAGGCGATTTGATGGCGATCAAAGAATTGATGCAGCGCTCTCCTGAAGACGGCATGCAGACATTCGACCAAAATCTGTTCCGCCTGTATAACAACGGCGTCATCGATTACAACGAAGCCCTGCGCCAGGCCGACTCCGCCAACGATTTGCGCTTGCGCATCCAGCTTCACGAAGAAGGCGGCAAATCGGATCATCTGTTTGACCGGGTTAGCGATTTGAACCTGATTTAA
- a CDS encoding exodeoxyribonuclease VII small subunit yields the protein MKKAAAPKSFEEALKRLETLTQAMQSSEMPLEEALAAYQEGNELVKYCQAKLAEVEQKLQVLDAGGLKELNLDAGE from the coding sequence ATGAAGAAAGCAGCCGCCCCAAAATCATTTGAAGAAGCGCTCAAGCGTTTGGAAACACTCACGCAAGCCATGCAAAGCAGCGAAATGCCGCTGGAAGAAGCGCTGGCCGCCTATCAGGAAGGCAACGAGCTGGTGAAATACTGCCAAGCCAAATTGGCCGAAGTGGAGCAGAAGCTGCAAGTTTTGGATGCGGGCGGGCTTAAGGAGCTGAATCTTGATGCAGGCGAATGA